The genomic DNA AAGATAAAGAGGAGTAATTAATTACTCCTAAAAAACTTAAGAAATGCTAGGGGGTTTACTAACTAAAAAATTTATGACTTCAATTTTCGGTATTGCAGGAGTAGCTGGAGGAGGAGGTATGGGATTAACTAGTTTATTAATGAATAATTCTGGAAAATTTGAATTTAATGTAGGGCCTGAAGTGAAATCTGAAAAGTATAGTGAATCTGCAGAAGATGTAGAAAGGAAAGGCTATAAATATGCAAGAGATAGTTCAAGATTGGCTGCTGTATTTATATATAGAGAACAAGAAAAAAGTGGAGAAGATGAATCAACCTATTTGTAATTATTGAATTGATACAGCAGCCATAAAAGATGGAACTTTAGGGAATATGGATAAAGGAGAGTGCTTAGAAATTATTAATAGTTCCGGAAAAGGAATAAATTTAGAAAAACCTTTTAAATTTGCTAAAGCAGAGCAAAAACATATGTCCAATATTATTAGAAGATTTTTTAAATCTTCTATAGAAGGTGAATTGCCTTGAGAAAAATATTCACTAACAGATAGTGAATGAACATTTAATAATGAGTGATTATGTAATAATTCAAGAGAAGAGAATGAGAATATAGAAGTAGTAAGCTGCCAAAAATTAGGGCAAGAAGAATTAAAAAAGAAATTTAGTTAATAATTAATGTTTCTCAAAGAATTAGGAAGTTTGGGCTGGTCTCTTATCGTCGGGGGGGGTGCGTTAGCGTAGCAGCTGTTGGTGGCCTCGGGGCCATCAACTTCTTAGGAAAAGAAAGAGCTCCTCAAGAAAAGCAAAAAACTATTCTAGATTGGTTTAAGAGTGATGTAAAAAATAATCCAAAAATATCCTTCGCAAGTTATATTGCGAAGAATCAGGGAAATCCAATTTGTGGTAGATGAGTTAATGGTCAATCAGAACTATTAATTCAAAGTGAATGTCAGAAATTGGTTGCTCAAAAGTGAGAAAACAAACAAGAAGAACAACCAGAAGTGTGATTTGAATCCAAAGAATCAATAATTCAGGAAGCCATTTCTAGTTATTTTGAAAATGAATCACAATCTTTATTGTCTACAGTAACTCCAACCGAAACAGGTTGGAGTTACGGAGGACTAGAGTGTAAAAAATCAGAAACTAGAAATTCAGAAGAAAACATTCAAGTTAATTGCAATTACTCTGGATAATTAATGTTCCTTAAAGAATTGGGTAGTTTCGGTTGAACTCTTATGGCCGGAGGGGCTAGTGTAGTTGCTGCAGGAGGTTATGGTGCAATCAATTTCTTCGGAAGAAATAGTGAGTCCCAAGAAAAAATAAAAACTTTGAGAAATTGATTTCAGGAAACTGTTAAGGATAATGAGGGAATATCTTCTGCTCAATATGTTGCGAAGAATGAAAGAGATGAAAGTACTTCAATTTGCGGGAAATGAGCAAGTGGTAAAGCATCTCTTTTGGATCCAAAAGATTGCGAAAAATTAGTGCAAGAGAAGTGATCTAAAGATTTTCAAAAACAACCAGTTGTTTGGTTTGAATCTAAGGATGACAATAGCATGAAACATGCTATTTCTAGCTATTTTGATAATGGTAATTCTCACTTTATGGAGGTGAAGGAAGAAGAAGGAAATTGAAAATATGGAGGTTTAGTTTGTTCAAGAGTTAATTCTGAAAGTACAGAAGGAAAGATTCAAGTAAATTGCAATCATTCCAATTAGTTTTTTTCTTCCCTTTTGATTAGTTTTTCACATATAAGTATTGGGGGGAAAAAGTTGAAAAATGAATAGGTTTGTTTTTGTTAATTAAAAAATAGTGTTTCTTAAGGAGATTGGAAGTTTAGGCTGAACTCTTTTAGCTGGAGGGGCTAGTGTAATGGCTGCAGGAGGTTATGGAGTTGTTAATTTTCTGGGGACAGGTATTAAGTCAGAGGAAAAAGTAAAGACTTTGAGAAATATTTATGAAAGTGATGTAAGAGATAATTCAAAAATTTCTTCAGCCCAATATATTTCCAAGAACGAAGGAGGAGATGAAAAATCTATTTGCGGAACATGAGTTAGTGGAAAATCCACTCTTTCAGGAACACAAGAGTGTGAAAAGTTAGTTAGAGAAAAGTGGGGAGATAATCCTCAAAATCAACCAATAGTTTGATTTGAAGCTAATCAAGAAAGTATTAAAGAAGCTATTTCTAGTTACTTTGATAATGGAAAAACTTTCTTCACAGAAATAGAAGAGACAGAGATGGGTTGAAAATATGGGAATTTATCTTGCACAAAAGTAATTCCTGTTGAAGTTGGAAAAAATATTCAAGTTAACTGTAATTACTCCTCAGATAGTTAATAATTAATGTTTCTTAAAGAATTAGGGAGTCTAGGATGATCTTTTCTTGTTGGTGGAGGAGTTAGCGTAATGGCTGCTGGTGGCTATGGAGCCATCAGCTTTTTAGGAAATGACAGAACTCCTCAGGAGAGACACAGAACAATTAGGGATTGGTTCGAAAATAATGTAAAAAACAATGATTTAATAACTTCTGCAGAATATATTTCGAAGAATGAAGGTAACGGTGGAAAACCAATTTGTGGTAGATGAGTTAATGGAAAGGCAGAAGTTTTAGAAGCTAAAAAATGTGAAGAATTAATTAAACAAAAATGAGAGAAAAGTTCCATAAGCCAACCGGAAGTTTGATTTGAAGCTAATGAACAAAGTATAGAGCACGCTATAACGAGTTACTTTGATAATGGTCAAGCTCATTATGCTACAGTCTCAAAAATTTCTAATGGTTGAAAATATGGAGGAATAGAGTGTTTAAAAGTTGAACCTAAGTTAACAGGACAAAATATACAAGTTAACTGTAATTACTAATTAAGTTAAAGAAAATTTCCTCTTAAGTCTGTTTAGGGGAATTTTTCTCAGTAAAATTTATGTAATTTGTCAAGCCTTTCTTTCAAAATGTTTGATTTTTCAGAACTAAATAACTTGTTGCTGGGGGGGGGCATTCAATGAATATTTTTCATATAAAAATCAACCTGTAGTAGGTAGTTTTAAGTCGGAGGAAACTCCGACTTTTATCAACTAAATCAAAGAAATTATGGGAGGATTATTTCTTGTTAAAAAATTAATACCTTTAGTATTGGGTATTGTTGGGATTTTCGGAGCCGGAAGTTATGGAGCCTTTAATTATTTTGGTAGAGAAATATTGGAAGATATTTCTCTAAATAAGTGATTCAATGACAATACAGATAATGATCCAGAATTAATTTCTGCCGAATATATTGTCAGAAATAGAAATAGAGGGGAATCAGATATTTGTAAGAGATGAAAAGGAGGTAAAAAAGAAGAAATTACTAAATATGATTGTGAAGAAAAAGTTAAGAAAGAGTGAGGAAGTAATATGGAGAGAAGACCAGAAGTGTGATTTAAAGCTGATGAGCAAAGCTTAAGACCACTATTACTTAAATATTTCCCTGAATACAAAAGTCAATTATTAGGGCAAGAATCTTTCCCTAAGGGAAGTTGAAAAGTAAGCGGTTTAGTTTGTAGAGGGAATGAAAAAGATGAGACAGAAAAGAAATTTTTCGAAATTAGTTGTGAACATCAAGAATCTGATGAACCTACAACAAATTAATAAAAAATGTTAGGAGGTTTAAGTAAAAAATTTATATTAATTTTTCTGGGAATATCAGGAATTTTCGGAGGTAGTGGAGTTTATTTAATGAATAATTCTGGAAGTAATTTGAAATCTATTCCCAAAGTTGATCCCAACACAATTGCTGAATATATTTACAAAGATCAGGAATCACAATTGACTTGTGATTACTGAATTAATAATTTGAAGGATAGTTCTAAGAAAACAAAGACACAAGAAGAGTGTCTTTCTCTAATCAAAGAAGTTGTCGGAGAAGAAAAGAAAGATAAACCAATTAAGTGGTTGAGAGTTCAGTCTATTCATTTCATAAATATTTTCAAAAGACTTTTCTTTTCTTCCGCAACAAATGATGTTCCTTGAGAAAACTATTTGTCATCTGAACAATGAATTTTTAAGGGTAAAAGTGAAGAGGATAAGTGATTATGTTCGAATTCAACTGATAGTAGCGACAAAGTAATTATCAGTTGTGAAAGAACAGATAAGAATGAAATAGATTCCAGCTCTTTAAGTAATAAATAATGTTTAGGGGAATTAGTGGTCTTTGATGATCACTTATTATTGGAGCAAGTAGTGCTGTAGCTGCCGGCGGTGCCGGCGCAATTAGTTATTTTGGTAAAGAGTCTATAGTTGATTTATCTCACTCTACTTGATATGATCAACAAGTTAAAGATGATAAAGACATAACTTTTGCTGAATTTATTGTTAAAAAACCTAAATCAGATGATAAAGAAATTTGTAAGAGATGAAAAGAAGGGAAAGTTGTTTCAGTAACTCAAGAAGAGTGTAGACAAATTATTAAAGATAAATGAAATGATCGAGATGATCGACAACCAGAATTATGATTCAATGCTGATGAAAAAAGCATAGAAAAAGTTTTATGAAATCATTTTTCTAATGAACATTCTGAATTAGAAAGAAGTGTTTTTTCCGGAGAAACTTGAAAAGCCGGAAATATGAAGTGTACTAAAAAAGTATCTGAAGAACCAAAAAGATATATAGAAGTTTCTTGTGCATTTGAAGAATCTCGAGAACCGGAGGTAAATTAAAAGATTTAAGCTTTAGAGACAAAAAATATTCCACTAATTTAAAGTGGAATGTTTTTCTCAGTAAAATTTATGTAATTTGTCTAGTTTTTACTTCAAAATGTTTGATTCTTCAGAACTAAATAACTTGTCGCGGGGGGGGCATTCAATGAATATTTTTCACATAAAAATCAACCTGTAGTAAGTAGTTTTAAGTCGGAGGAAACTCCGACTTTTAATAACTAAGACAAAGAAATTTTGGCAGATTTATTTCTTACTAAAAAATTAATTTTTTCAATATTCGGGGTCACAGGAATTTTTGGCGTTGGAGGATATGGAGCTATTAATTATTTAGGAAAAGAACATAAAGTTGATACCTCAACTTATGCGTGATATAAGGAACATACAAAGGATGTTCAGGGAGTAACTTTTGCAGAATATATTTCCAAAGATCATCAGGATGAAAATAAATCAGTTTGTGGAGAATGAAGGGATTCAAAATCAAAAATCTTAAGTCCTGAAGAGTGCAAGAAAAAAGTTCAGGGAAAGTGAAATGGGCAAGATAAAAAGCAACCAGTAGTTTGATTTAATGCTGATAAAAATAGCATTCAAAAAGCTCTTGAAAGTCATTTTTCAAATGACTATTCAAATGTAGAGCTAAAAGAATTAGAGGGAAATAAAGGTTGGGATACTGGAGGATTGAAATGTATTAAAGTGGAAAACTCTTCTGTAAATACAGAGGAACATGTAGAGGTTAATTGTGTTGAAAAAGAAGATACAAGTAATTGAGTTTCTAACTAATGATTTTTAAAGGTTTGGGAGGTTATGGTTGATCTTTGATGGCTGGGATTGTAGGTGCAGTTTCAGCCGGAGGTTATGGAGCAATTAGTCTTTTGGGAAAAGAACCCTCAGTAGATTTATCAGCCTATAAATGATATAGAGATAATACAAAAAATGTTCCAGAAATAACTTTTGCTGAATATATCGCAAAAGATCAAGAAGTAGAAAAGAAAGAGTCAGTTTGTGGCGGTTGAAATAATGGTCAAGCAGTATTTTTAAATCCTTCTGATTGTCAGAAAAAAGTTAGTGAGAAATGAAAAGATCCTCTTGAAAAACAACCAATAGTTTGGTTTAAGTCAGATCAAAAAAGTATTCAAAAAGTTCTTGAAAGTCATTTTTCAAATGACTATTCAGAAGCTCAATTACAAGTAACAGATAGAGGTTGAACTGCAGCTGGAGGATCTTTGGAATGTATAAAGAAAGTTTCTGAACAAGAGGAACAACAATATATAGAAGTTAGTTGTTCTTATAAGGAAGAAGAAAAGGGACCTCCAAATTAATGTTTAAAGGTTTAAGTAGTCATATATTATCTTCAGTTTTTGGTTTAAGTGTAGTTACTGCAGGAGGTTATGGTGCAGTAACTCTTTTAAGAAAAGAAGTTAAAGAAGATAATTCTTTTCTTAAGTGATATGAAGGGGATTCTGAAAAAGTTTCAGAAATAACTTTTGCAGAATATATTGTTAAAGGTCAATCTAATGGAGAGGGACAAGTTTGCGGAAGATGAGAAAAAGGAAAACAAAATTCTTAGATTCAAATAATTGTTCAAAAAGAATTAAGGAGAAATGAGAATATAGTTTAAGCAAACAACCAGAAGTTTGATTTAAAGCTACAGAAGAAGATATGGAAAAAGCTCTTTCAATTCATTTTTCTAATGAAACATGAACTGTAGAAGTTAAAAAAGTTGGTAATGACTGGGAAGTTGGGCCAATGAAATGTTCTAAAAGTTCAAGCTCTGTAGAAGATTTAGATAAAAAATATGTTGAAGCTAGTTGCTCTCATAAGGATGAGGATTCAAAGAATCCTAATTAGTTATTAATGATTAAAGGATTAAGTAGTTATGTTTTAACTGCTTTCTTGGGTGTTGGTGGAGCTGCTGCCGCAGGCAGTTATGGAGCCGTTAATTATTTTGGAGGAAAAAATCAATCTAATTTGGAAAATAAAGATTTAGCTTCAACAAGATCTTCTTTTGACGGGGTCGGAAGAGAAGATTCTCCGACTGATGATAGTCATTCAGTTAACTCTCAACAAGAATTAACTGAAGGTCAGAGTGACGATATGGGAGATAGTTTGCAAAACTTAGAAGAATCTGGTAGAAATGATGAGTCCTTGAATCATTCTCGACAAATACAACATGAAGATCAATCATTTGAATCTACAGAACAAAGAAGAATTGATTTAGTTGAGGAAAGTGAAACAATAATTTCGACAAATAAGGTTGCAGTTTCTGGAGTTAATGATTCTATACAACAACAAGATAAAGATTCTCTTACTTTTGCAGAATATATTTACAGAGGAGAAGAAGTTTCTCCTTTTTGTAGCAAATTAACTTATAAGGATAATGAAAAGAAAGAATATATCAAGAAAGAAATGGAAGATAATGAATGTTTAAGTTTGGTTAGGGAAATTTCTGAAGATTGAAATTCTCCTAACAAAATACCTGTACAGTGACTAAGAGTTGAAAAAGATGGATTTAGTGATGCAATAAAGGAATTTTTCTTTCCTTTAGAAACTGATAAAGATAACTTAACTTTTGAAAAACTTAAAGATGGAATAGATCTTGGAAATTTAGATTGTCCTTTTATTGAAGAAAATACAACAGGAAAAGTAATTGTTAATTGTTATCAAAAAGTAATAGAAGTGGTAGATTAAATTAATAAGTTTTTATGGTTAAGGGAGTAGGGAGTTACATACTTTCCGCAGTTTTAGGAGTTGGTGGAGCTGCAGCTGCCGGTAGTTATGGAGATGTTAATTACTTCAGCAGAAGTAATCAGGTAAATGTAGAAAAAATAAGGATTCAGGAGGGGTAGATTCTAGTGACTCTAGAGGAGTTGAAGGGGTTTTGGGAGATAGAAGTAATACTGATATAAGTCCAGAAGATGGAAGAGTTGAAGATAGCTCAAACCATATTGATAATTCTCGCCCCGAGAACACTCAAAGATTAATTGGCGATCAAGTAAATATAGATAGTGACTCTCCAAATTCAAAAATTCTTGAAACAAGTGATGATTCCTCAACTTACGCTAATCACCCACAAACTGATGGTCAAGGTGATGAATTTTTAAAAACACCTAAAAGTCAAGATATTGAGTTAACTGTCGAAAGCAATCCTTTAGATTTCTCAGTTAGCACAATAAATTCTGAAATTAGTGATTCTATAAATTCACAACAAGAAGTAAGTTCATTACCTTTTGCAGAATATATCTACAATGTAGGAGATAAATCTTCTTATTGTGAAGAACTAATTTATAGTTCTTCAACACAATATAGAAGAAAGGATATGGGAAATACAGAATGCTCTAAATTGATGGAGAAAGCAAGAGAAATGTCCGGAAATCAAGAAATACCTTTAAAGTGATTTAGAACAAATGATTCTGGTTTTAAAGATTCTGTGAAGGAATTTTTATCTTCAGGTAGAGAAGATATAAATTCCTTTACTTATGAGAATTTTTCAAGAGGAAAAGAAATTAATGGTCATAATTGCTTTTCAAGTCAGGGAGATGATTCTGAAGAATTAATAGTTAGTTGTTTTGGAATTTCACCAGATTCAGAGGAAGAAGATCTAAGAACTTATGAAGAAGTTAATTTCACTGAAGAAGATAGAAGATTTAATTTACAAGAAAACTAGAAAGTTTTCTTAGTACTTTAGCTTTAGTAAATGATTAAGGGAATGGGAAGCTATATATTGTCAGCAGTGTTAGGAGTTGGTGGGGCTGCTGCCGCAGGCAGCTATGGAGCTGTTAATTATTTCAATAATAGAAATATTCAAGTGAAGGGAGAAATTGAAATTAAATCTTCAACAATTTCTTTAAATGAGAAAGGAGTAACTCCTAGCGTTAATGATCTTAGCGGAATATCAAAAGAAAATAATGAACATTTATCAAGTCAAACTCCCAGAACAGAGGAATCTTTAGGAAATGAATCAGATTTAAATTCTGTAGGAATTCAACCAAGAGATAATGTTTTAGGGACTGAAAATCTTGATAGATCAGTTTCAGATAATGATTCTGTTATTCCTGAAGACAAACAATTAGAAGGTGAAGGATCTCTTGCAGGAGAAACTCAAGAAAAAACTAATCTCTTTGGGAAATTCATTTATAACGGAAAAGATCAATCTTCTCATTGTGAAGAATTAATAATTGGAGTTGATAAACAACCAAGTAAAAGAGATTTGCAACATCAAGAGTGTTCTGAAATTTATAAAAAGGCTAAAGAAATGTGGAGTTATGGTTATGAACCTAAAAAATGATTAAAGACAAATCAGGAAAGCTTTAGTGATTCTGTAAAAGTATTTTTACTCCCAATAGAAGAAAAGAGAAATGATTTATCTTATGAAAAATTATCTAATGGTTGAAATATTGAGGACTCTAACTGTATTGTTAGTTCAGGAGATTTTGATGGAGAAATAATAGTTAGTTGTTATGAATCTGTATTAGAGACAGAAGAAGATAATAATACTGGAGAAATTGTAGATTTCAGTGAAGATGATCAAGAATTTGGAGAACCACAAGCTCAAGAAAGAGAAGATTCAGAATAGATGTTTTTATTTAAAATCTAGGTAATTTGTCAAGAAATTAATCATTTTTTAGTTGCTGGGGGGGGCAAATAAAAAAAGAAAAAATCAAATTGTAAGGGAAATATGAACCGGAGGTAACTCCGGTTTAATAAAAGACCTTTAAAAGATGGGCCTACTAGCTTTATCTAAATTAACAGTATCTTTATCTACAGTAGGAGGAGCTCTTTTAGGGAGTTATTTTGCGGTACCTTCCCTATTGGCTGGCGAAAACGGATCTACAAACCCTACTGTTCCTGAATTAAGTAAAGTTAGTCAAAATGTTGGAAGTGTAGATTCTTTACCTTTAAATCAACAACCTTCTAATACTCCAGAACAAGGATCTCAAGGGGCACAGGAAACAGAAAAGAGAGAAGAATTAGGTGGAGTGGAAGCTCATAAAGAAACTTCACCAACTCCAGAAAAAGAAGGTGAAGGTCAAATCTTGAATTCTTCCCTAACAAGAAGTGATGAAAAAACAAAAGATCGCCAAGAAGATAATTGAAGAAATATTGAATTTTCAGATGACACTCTCAAAAATGAAGATACAACAATAAAAGAAATTGATGGATTAGGAGGTAATGAATCAAATGACGAAAATGTTTATCTTTCTGATTCAGAAGAATCTGAAGAAGATAAGGAGGAAATAGAAGAAGAACTCCAATCCTTTGAGTATTATGAAGATGATTATTCAGATGAAGAAGATGAAGAAGGAACAACTAATACAAGATTAAATGTCGCTAAATATATAAAGAAGGTTGGTGATGATTTGGGGAATTCAGTTTGTGAAAACTGAATGAGAGGTTCAGGAGTGAATATTAAGAAGTTAGTTGATCAAGAAAGTTGCAAAAATGAAGTTAGAGGTAAAAGATGAAATAGAAAAGGAGACTCAGAACAACCTACAGTATGATTGGAGTCTGAATTAAGTCAAACTAAAAAATTGTTATTGGAATATGGACTTTGAACTGAAGGCCACCAATTTAGATCTGATTCAAACAGTAAATGAGATATCGAGCATAAAGAAAATTCAGGACTTCAATGAAGTTGTAAAAGAGAAATTTCTTTAGATGAAAGAGATTTTTGAATTTCTTGCGATTTATTTCAAAAATCTCATTAAAGACTAAAAAATGGGAATAATTTCTTTAACTAAGGGAATAGTTACTCTTTCCACCGTTGGTGGAACTTTAATAGGAAGTTATTTTGCAACTAATACATTAAGTAATAGTGAAAAAGAATCTCCTGCACAAGTAGTTTCAGTAGATAATGGTGGAAGTGTTGGAGCTGTAAAAAAAGATTCAGAAGAATTGAGGGGAAAGGAGGAAGCGGAACAAAGTAAAAGTATTTCTTCAGATTCTTCTGAAGGGACTAGAGAAATTAAAAATCCTGCTAAGACTGAAGATTCATCTCCAGAAGTAAAAGAAAATAGTAATACTTCTGCCGAAGATTCTTCACAACAAGAGGGAGAACGACGAGATATAAGTGGGAAAGAAATTCAATTTACAGATGAATCTTTAAGAAGCGAAGATACTTCTTCTTCAGATATTTCTAGTTCGGAGGAAGAAGATAATACAGAAAATTTAGAGGTAATTGAAGAAGAACCAAAAGAAGTTTTTGATAATTTCGATGACTACGAAGAAGATGATTTAGATGATGATGAAGAGGAAACTAGGATACAACTATCGATGATAGTTGGAGAATATATAGCTAAATTACAAGAAAATGATAATGGTGATGTTCTAGAGGTTTCTTGTGATAACTGAATAAGAGAAAGTGATCAAAGAATAGGAAAAAGAAAAGTTGAAGAAGAAACATGTAAATCTAGAAAAAATAGAAGTAGTTGAGGTAAAGGAGGGAGAATTTCTCAACCTACAGTATGACTAGAGGTTGAGAAAAGCAAATCTAAAGAAATACTTAATCACTATGGTTTGTGAAGAGATGGAATCTCTAAATTTAGTGATACTGAGAAAGCTAAGTGAAATACAAGAGATAAAGATAACAATGGAAATTGATCTTGTTCTAGAGAAACTTGTCAACAAAATAAAAAGAAGTTCTTAATTTCTTGCGATCTTTTTGCAGAACAAAACAAATAAATAGATAATTTTTCTGGGTTATTCCCAGAAAATTAACTAATTAAAGAATTTAGAAGTTTTGTTTTTCGTAAAATTTATGTAATTTGTCAAGTTTTTAGTTAAAAATTGTTAATTAATTTTCTAAATATTTTTTTAGCGGGGGGGGCATTCAGAAAAAAGACTACTTGTAAAAAGTAGAAAGGCCGGAAGTAATTCCGGCAAATATTAATTAAAAAAACTAAATAGTGGGAGTTTTTACTCTAGCAAAAGGAATAATAACTCTCTCCACTGCCGGCGGATCTCTCTTGGGAGGTTATTTTGCTTCCAATTTATCTACTGAAAAAGAAAATGTTGAATTAGTATCTCCTGAATTACCTCCTCAACAAGATCAAGAATCATCTATTAAAAACGATTCAGATGAAAGTTTAAAGGGAGAAAAAGAACAACCTTCAGTTGATGAGTCCAGAGAGTTAGGGGAGAGTGAAGACAGAAATAAAGATGAGGGAGATCGCTCTTCAGGAGATATTTCTGATGAAGAAAATTCTCAAATTACTGAACCAGAAATTGATAACAATAATGTAACTTTTGATAGCCCTTGACTTAATCAAGCACTAGAAGGAACTGAAAAATATGTTCCTTTAAAAGAAGAAGAAAATGATAAAGAACGAGAAGATGATGGGGAAATTTTTGAAGAATTCTATAACGATGATGAATTTGCGGGTGAAGAAGATGAAGAACTAGAACCAAAAGATCCTAGGGTAGCTTATTACATTAAGACAGGAAGTGAAGATTCAATGGAGCAAAGAAAAGGTCCTATTTGTCAAAGTTGAGTTAGAGGAAATGGGATTCACCATTCAGTACAGTCATTAAGCGATAAAGATTGTCAAGACTCAATTAAAGGTAAGTCTTGAGGGCAAGAAAGTTCTATCCCTCTTTTAGTTTGAATAGACGTAGATCAAGGTCAAACTAAAAGAGTTCTAGAACACTATAAGTTATGAGACAATACTTCTTCTTTCAAAAATAATCAAAAAAGAAAGTATTGAACTACAGGTAATTGAATGTGTAGAAGAGAAAGATCTTCAGATAATAAAAGATTTTTAATTGATTGTGATTATCACAATAACTTAAGAAGTTAATAGTGAATTTACCACTATTAACTAAATTACTTGTATCTTTTTGTACAGTAGGTGGAGGATCTGTGGGAGCTTTTTTCGCAAGTAATCCTTTTATTGGTGGAATAAAAGGGGGAGAAAAAGAACAAGTTGTAAAGTCTCAAGAGAAAGAAAAGGAATCTCCTACAGAAGTTAGTCCTAAGACCACTACTGAAGAAGCTCAAGGAGTAAAAACTCAAGAAGAGGATTCTAAATCCAAAGAGGATTTAGAACAATCTCAATCAGATCAGGAATTAATAAATTCTGATCAACAAACCGATTTAAAAGTTTCGGAAAATGATTCAAAAGAAACTCAATCCCAAGAAATTCAATTTGAGGATCAAACAATTAGAAGAGAATTAGAAAATTCTTCAGGATTTTCTGATGAAAATACTGAAGAAATAGAAGAGGTTAAGGAGGAAGTAAAAGAAAGCTTTGATACTTTTGAAGAATATGAGGAAGAAGATGATTTAGAAGATGAAGAAGGGTTGAGTAGTAGCGCTAAAGTAGGAGAATATATTGGAAAAGTTAGAGAAGATGGAAGTGGTAATGTACTAGAAGTTACTTGCGATAACTGAATAAAAGAATATGACGGAAATATAGGAAGGAGAGAAGTTAAAGATAAACAAGAATGTGAGGGAAGAAAAAAGAGAAGTAGTTGAGGCAAAGGAGGATTAACACAACCAACAGCTTGATTAGAAATAGATAAAAGTAAAGCTAAAAAAGTACTAGTACATTATGGATTGTGAATTGATAAAGTTTCTAGCTTTACCGGAAAAGAGAAAGATAAGTGAAATACAAGAGATAGAGAAAATAGAGGAAATTGAACATGTTCTAGAGAAACTTTCGGACA from Mycoplasma suis str. Illinois includes the following:
- a CDS encoding ICP22 family protein, with protein sequence MGVFTLAKGIITLSTAGGSLLGGYFASNLSTEKENVELVSPELPPQQDQESSIKNDSDESLKGEKEQPSVDESRELGESEDRNKDEGDRSSGDISDEENSQITEPEIDNNNVTFDSPWLNQALEGTEKYVPLKEEENDKEREDDGEIFEEFYNDDEFAGEEDEELEPKDPRVAYYIKTGSEDSMEQRKGPICQSWVRGNGIHHSVQSLSDKDCQDSIKGKSWGQESSIPLLVWIDVDQGQTKRVLEHYKLWDNTSSFKNNQKRKYWTTGNWMCRRERSSDNKRFLIDCDYHNNLRS